A stretch of Paenibacillus mucilaginosus 3016 DNA encodes these proteins:
- a CDS encoding MFS transporter, producing the protein MKQRRPALALGLSTLAMASSFMVWNVFSPIAGSLREAFGLTALQQSVLVAAPVLLGSVMRFPMGIFTDRFGGRRVFTSLLLFLVLPLLLTPFVSSYATLLLSAFLLGMAGTAFSVSMTYVSKWYPPQKQGLVLGLAGLGNLGVAMSSFLVPLVYRQYGLPGVFYGLAGLILVTAALFRWGAGELPLPEKKQTVQESLKVLRFRSTWLLSLFYFLTFGGFVAFSVYLPTLLKELFGMAAADAGLATAGFVAAATFIRPLGGYLADRIGSRQVLLGVFIGIAGAALLLAFSLKDFRIFAAGCLLAGLCFGLGNGAVFKMVPEIAPGHTGAVTGVVGAAGGVGGFFPPIVLGLLRDSGGTYMPGFVLLALFACICLWLNGAGRRMKEREPAKVSAA; encoded by the coding sequence ATGAAACAGCGACGCCCGGCCTTGGCTTTAGGATTGTCCACGCTCGCCATGGCTTCTTCCTTTATGGTGTGGAATGTATTCTCGCCGATCGCAGGCTCCCTGCGGGAGGCGTTCGGTCTTACCGCTCTGCAGCAGAGTGTGCTCGTTGCAGCGCCCGTGCTGCTCGGATCGGTCATGCGCTTTCCGATGGGCATCTTCACGGACCGCTTCGGCGGGCGCAGGGTGTTCACGTCGCTGCTTCTGTTTCTGGTGCTGCCGCTGCTGCTCACTCCTTTCGTTTCCTCTTATGCGACGCTTCTGCTCTCCGCTTTTCTCCTGGGGATGGCGGGCACGGCTTTCTCCGTCTCGATGACCTATGTCTCGAAGTGGTATCCGCCGCAGAAGCAGGGCCTGGTGCTGGGTCTTGCGGGTCTTGGCAACCTGGGCGTGGCGATGTCGAGCTTCCTCGTTCCGCTCGTCTACAGGCAGTACGGACTGCCCGGCGTGTTCTACGGTCTGGCCGGATTGATTCTCGTCACCGCCGCTCTCTTCCGCTGGGGAGCCGGGGAACTCCCGCTTCCGGAGAAGAAACAGACGGTGCAGGAGTCTCTGAAGGTGCTGCGGTTCCGCTCGACGTGGCTGCTGTCCTTGTTTTATTTTCTGACCTTCGGCGGATTCGTGGCTTTCAGCGTGTACCTTCCGACCTTGCTCAAGGAGCTGTTCGGCATGGCGGCGGCGGATGCGGGACTTGCAACGGCAGGCTTTGTAGCGGCAGCGACGTTCATCCGGCCGCTCGGGGGATACCTGGCCGACCGGATCGGTTCGCGGCAGGTGCTGCTGGGCGTGTTCATAGGGATAGCGGGAGCCGCGCTGCTGCTGGCTTTCTCGCTCAAGGACTTCCGGATCTTCGCGGCAGGCTGTCTGCTGGCCGGCCTGTGCTTCGGACTCGGGAACGGTGCGGTGTTCAAAATGGTGCCGGAGATCGCTCCCGGACATACCGGGGCGGTGACCGGGGTGGTGGGAGCCGCGGGCGGTGTAGGCGGATTTTTCCCTCCGATTGTGCTTGGGCTGCTGCGGGACAGCGGCGGGACCTATATGCCGGGCTTCGTTCTGCTGGCGCTGTTCGCATGTATCTGTCTATGGTTGAACGGGGCAGGACGCCGGATGAAGGAGCGCGAGCCTGCGAAGGTATCGGCGGCTTGA
- a CDS encoding (2Fe-2S)-binding protein, with protein MFSAGDIADTDETESLQHYDGIRGVYRKIWVRGRRITGAVLYGDASEGTKLLGYIKQGADVSVLEEKPAGAAEGAQDAYLCAMADSETVCSCNGVTKGSIVRAVREQGLETFEEVRSCTKASSSCGGCKPLVSALLAYTLANAEGPGAEAEPVCGCTDLSREALREAVTAQTWTSAAEAMQALGWRTPDGCADCRPAVRYYAGLGQPAAAEVPAAGRLADGTYAVIPRLYGGQAGAKELRRIAEAMERHGIPRAKLSGDGQLQLLGVPAAKVREVASDLKLPTVVSASGLAVGSVTSCTGLGHDPSAMQDSAGMAAGLEEAVEGLQLPARVRIAVSGSPLHRAETLTRDLGLAGTPDGWEIYVGGSAQAQVKGGQLLCTESSGERAVEIAAAFLQWYREEAYYGETAGEWVDRVGLLPLREGLFHPERRGELVQRLLEERLRAAAAEARHSNKRNEAAVGR; from the coding sequence GTGTTCTCGGCCGGGGACATCGCCGATACGGACGAAACGGAGTCTCTGCAGCACTATGACGGCATCCGGGGCGTGTACCGCAAAATCTGGGTGCGCGGACGGCGGATCACCGGTGCGGTGCTCTATGGGGATGCCAGTGAAGGCACAAAGCTGCTTGGGTATATCAAGCAGGGGGCGGATGTGTCCGTCCTTGAGGAGAAGCCGGCCGGAGCTGCGGAAGGCGCACAGGATGCCTATCTCTGCGCGATGGCGGACAGCGAGACGGTCTGCTCCTGCAACGGGGTGACCAAGGGCAGCATCGTCCGGGCGGTGCGTGAGCAGGGGCTCGAGACCTTCGAGGAGGTCCGCAGCTGTACGAAGGCATCCAGCTCCTGCGGGGGCTGCAAGCCGCTCGTCTCAGCGCTGCTGGCCTACACCCTGGCGAATGCGGAAGGGCCCGGGGCCGAGGCGGAGCCGGTCTGCGGCTGCACGGATCTGAGCCGGGAAGCGCTGCGCGAAGCGGTTACGGCGCAGACCTGGACGTCGGCTGCCGAGGCGATGCAGGCGCTCGGCTGGCGGACGCCGGACGGCTGCGCGGACTGCCGCCCGGCCGTACGCTACTACGCGGGGCTCGGGCAGCCGGCTGCAGCCGAAGTGCCTGCCGCCGGCAGGCTGGCGGACGGCACCTATGCCGTCATCCCTCGCCTCTACGGCGGGCAGGCCGGTGCCAAGGAGCTGCGGCGCATTGCGGAGGCGATGGAACGCCACGGCATCCCGCGCGCCAAGCTCTCCGGCGACGGGCAGCTTCAGCTGCTGGGCGTTCCGGCGGCGAAGGTGCGCGAGGTGGCCTCGGACCTGAAGCTGCCGACGGTCGTATCCGCGTCGGGCCTGGCGGTAGGCTCCGTCACCTCCTGCACCGGCCTCGGGCATGACCCGTCCGCGATGCAGGACTCGGCGGGCATGGCCGCGGGGCTCGAGGAGGCGGTGGAAGGGCTGCAGCTGCCGGCCAGGGTGCGTATTGCCGTATCCGGCAGCCCGCTGCACCGGGCCGAGACGCTGACCCGGGATCTCGGCCTCGCCGGCACGCCGGATGGCTGGGAGATCTATGTCGGGGGCAGCGCGCAGGCGCAGGTGAAGGGCGGCCAGCTGCTCTGCACGGAGAGCAGCGGGGAGCGGGCGGTGGAGATCGCCGCCGCTTTCCTGCAGTGGTACCGCGAAGAGGCTTACTATGGCGAGACAGCCGGGGAGTGGGTCGACCGGGTCGGTCTGCTGCCGCTGAGGGAAGGCCTCTTCCATCCGGAGCGCCGCGGGGAGCTGGTCCAGCGGCTGCTCGAAGAGCGGCTGCGGGCCGCAGCCGCGGAAGCACGGCATTCGAATAAGCGGAATGAAGCCGCAGTAGGCAGGTGA
- a CDS encoding FAD-dependent oxidoreductase, which translates to MSKPRIVLVGGGMAGVRCLEEILKLAPGRFDMTVIGSEIHPNYNRILLSKVLQGDTRVEDITLNSREWFEANGIRLITGETVVQADTKRRRILTDKGRTAEYDYLILATGSLPFMLPIPGAAKQGVTAFRDIEDCRRMIEAAKTCRKAVVIGGGLLGLEAARGLLNLGMEVDVVHLNPYLMERQLDPTASRMLKKELEGQGMRFLLEKSSQEILGSERVTGLKFTDGTQTAADLIVMAVGVRPNVGLAKDSGIETGRGILVNDYMETGTPGVYAVGECAEHRGIVYGLVAPLYEQGKGAGAADLRHRFGGGGVPGLNSGDPAEGVRRRGVLGRGHRRYGRNGVSAAL; encoded by the coding sequence ATGAGTAAACCCAGAATTGTGCTTGTCGGCGGCGGGATGGCAGGCGTGCGCTGTCTTGAAGAGATTCTGAAGCTGGCGCCGGGACGCTTTGATATGACGGTGATCGGCAGCGAGATTCACCCGAACTACAACCGGATTCTGCTCTCCAAGGTGCTGCAGGGCGATACGCGGGTGGAGGACATTACCTTGAACAGCCGGGAGTGGTTCGAGGCCAATGGCATCCGGCTCATCACGGGGGAGACCGTGGTCCAGGCGGATACGAAGCGGCGCCGCATCCTGACCGACAAAGGCCGGACGGCGGAGTACGATTATCTCATCCTCGCGACAGGTTCCCTGCCCTTCATGCTCCCGATTCCGGGGGCGGCGAAGCAGGGGGTGACGGCCTTCCGGGATATCGAAGACTGCCGGCGCATGATCGAGGCGGCGAAGACGTGCCGCAAGGCGGTTGTCATCGGCGGCGGTCTGCTCGGGCTGGAAGCGGCCCGCGGACTGCTTAATCTCGGGATGGAGGTCGATGTGGTCCACCTCAATCCGTATCTGATGGAGCGGCAGCTCGACCCTACGGCATCCCGGATGCTGAAGAAAGAGCTGGAAGGACAGGGCATGCGGTTCCTGCTCGAGAAGTCGTCCCAGGAGATTCTCGGCAGCGAGCGTGTGACGGGCTTGAAGTTCACGGACGGCACCCAGACGGCGGCCGACCTGATCGTTATGGCGGTTGGTGTGAGACCGAACGTGGGCTTGGCCAAAGACAGCGGTATTGAGACGGGACGCGGAATTCTCGTCAACGACTATATGGAGACCGGCACGCCGGGCGTCTATGCGGTCGGCGAATGCGCGGAGCACCGCGGCATCGTGTACGGGCTCGTGGCCCCGCTGTACGAGCAGGGCAAGGGTGCTGGCGCAGCGGATCTGCGGCACCGCTTCGGAGGAGGAGGGGTACCAGGGCTCAATTCTGGCGACCCAGCTGAAGGTGTCCGGCGTCGAGGTGTTCTCGGCCGGGGACATCGCCGATACGGACGAAACGGAGTCTCTGCAGCACTATGA